AACGCCATAAGGTTTCTTTACCGTCAACAACCGGCCAACGTAAACCACGTACTTGGTGGTAAGTATCAAATGGTGCTAAGTCATGGCCATGACCACGACCAAAGCTTGCGTATTCTTCGAATAAGCCTTTTTGTAGGTAGTAACCAAAGTGATCTGCTTCATCATTGATGTATCCTGGAACATCCGTTGGTATTTTATATTTGTTTACTTCACCATTCTCGTAAAGTACTTCATATAAAGTCTTACCACGATATTCTGGCATTTGAGCTAATAATTCTTCGCCCCATACTTCATCTGTTTTGAAGTATTTAGAGAATTCCACAATTTGCCATAAGTCAGAACGAGACTCACCAGGACCTTTCACTTGTTGACGCCATAATTGGGTACGACGTTCTGCGTTACCATAGCCCCCTTCTTTTTCTACCCACATACAAGTAGGGAGAATTAGGTCTGCTGCAACTGCAGAAACGGATGGGTAAGGGTCTGAAACAACGATGAAGTTTTCAGGGTTACGCCAACCAGGGAAAATTTCGTCGTTAATGTTTGGACCACCTTGCATGTTGTTGGTACAAAGTTGCCATAAGAAGTTTAATTTACCATCTTTTAATGCACGGCTTTGTTGTACAGCTGCGTATCCAGGTACAGTTGGAATGGTACCTTTTGGTAATTTCCATTTTTTCTCAGCGATTTCAACGTGTTTAGGATTGGTTACTACCATGTCCGCTGGTAAACGGTGAACGAAAGTACCCACTTCACGAGCTGTACCACAAGCTGAAGGTTGACCAGTTAATGAGAATGGACCGCAACCAGGTTTAGAAATTTTACCGGTTAATAAGTGTACGTTATAGATCATGTGGTTAACCCATACACCACGAGTGTGTTGGTTAAAGCCCATTGTCCAGTAAGATACTAAGTTTTGTTCTGGATCTGCGTACATCTTCGCAAGAGTTTCAAGCTGATCTTTTGGTACACCAGAAATACGGTGTGCTTCGTCTAATGTATAAGGTGCAACGATTTTCTTGAATTCTTCGAAGTCAGAGTCATACATTTTACCTGCAGTTTTACGGTTTTTCGCTGCAACTTCAAGTGGGTGTTCTGGACGTAGACCATAACCGATATCAGTTTCACCACGTTTGAATTTAGTATGTTTATTAACGAAATCCCAGTTTACTTTATCGTTTTGGATAATGTAGTTTGCAATGTAGTTAAGGATTGCAAGGTCTGCATGTGGATTAAATACGATAGGCACATCAGCTAATTCAAACGAACGGTGTTCGAATGTTGACATAACCACCACTTTCACGTTATCAGAAGAAAGACGACGGTCAGAAATACGAGACCATAAAATTGGGTGCATTTCCGCCATGTTTGAACCCCAAAGCACAAATGCATCGGTTTTCTCGATATCGTTATAGCAACCCATTGGTTCATCCATACCAAATGTACGCATAAACGCAACCGCTGCAGACGCCATACAGTGACGAGCATTAGGGTCGATAGTATTAGAACGGAAACCAGCTTTCCAAAGTTTTACTTTTGCGTAACCTTCGTAGATGGTTGTTTGACCGGAAGAGAACATCCCTACAGCATTTGGTTCTTTTTTCTTCAAGATGTCTTTGATTTTTTCCGCCATGATAGTGAAAGCTTGATCCCAAGAAACAGGTGTAAAGTCACCTTCTTTATGGAATTTACCATCTTTCATACGTAATAACGGAGTTTGTACACGGTCTGCACCGTACATGATTTTAGAAAGGAAGTAACCTTTGATACAGTTTAAACCACGGTTTACCTCTGCATCTGGGTCACCTTGAGTTGCGACAACTCGACCATCTTTGGTTCCTACCAATACGCTACATCCTGTACCACAGAAACGACATGGCGCTTTATCCCATTTGATGCCCATATCTTCTGCCGCATCAACCTGTTTAACAGGGATGGTCATACCGGCAGCCGCTGCTGCTGCAAGCGCAGCATTGGCTTTCATAAAATCTCTACGATTAAGTTCCATAGTTTTCCCCACTCGTTGTTGAATTTTTTAGAATATACAAAATGGCATGTATACCTAAATTATTTATTTTTCATCTAAGTAATTCGAAATTAAAGAAACGACAATTACTCCTGGGATATCTTTAATTTCATCCATAAGATCCGCTAATGCTAATTGACGGTCACTTTCAAGGGTGACCACCAATTTGCCTTCATCAGATTTTTCGCCATGAATCTCAGCGGTTGGAATCGCTAAAATGGCTTCTTTGACTTGGTTAAGTTTTTCTGGTCTGGCTTGCACAACAATGCTGCATACATACCAGTTCTCATTTTCGCTAAATTGACTCATCGATATTTGTTTCAATATTAAAAATTTTTATTGCTTTTGTTGGGCAAACACTTAGGCAAGCGCCACAACCATTACAGCTTTCTAAATCCAATATGGGTTTTGCTACACCACCAAGTTGTAATCTAAAACGGATGGCATTCATCGGGCAGCTATCTTGGCAACTTCGACATTCCACTCGATTTTCCGTTAGACATTGCGTTGTAATCTCAACTTTATGTGTCCAAGGCTCTTCTTCTAATGAACGAAAAATTGGTTGTTCACAGACTAAAACACATTTTTGGCAGAACGTGCATTCACCCTTGTCAAATTGTATTTCAGGGAAACCGCCATCGCCTTTTACGATAATCTGGGTTTCACATACCAGTATGCAATCACCACACCGTGTACATTTCTCCGTAAAATCACTTTCGTTTATTGACCAAGGTGGACGTATAGCATTAATACCTTGAATTTTCGCGTTTTCAGAATGTAACGATTGTAAAAATTGCCCACGTAATAATTGTCTGCGAGAAGGATTTTCAATCGCCATATTTTTCTTTAAAGTTCGGTATTTTCAAGGGATGCATTATCTAGTGCTAATAAAAAAATAGTAACTACCTAAAAGGAGTAGTTTTTAAGAAATATACACTTTTGTTGAGATAGATCAATGATATTTTGAAGAAATGTTATTAGTGTAAATAAATTGTTAAAATATAAGTGAAAATGATTATTAAATAGGGCGGAAGAACCGCCCTGAAGTGAGTTTAAAATATTATGCGTTTTGGGTTGGGTAATCCCACCAAATATCGAATAATTCACTGATTTCGATTTGTTGTAATTTATTTTCTTCTAACCATTTTTTCACTAATTGACGATGGCTTTCATCACATTTACCGATTTTCTCTAAGCAAACTAAGCCTTCCCAATGTAAATAGCCGCTACCTTCATAAGCTAAGCCGTTTGGTTGAATCACTTCAGCAATAAAACGGTCAACGGTTTCATCGATAGTTTCGATGCTGGTCCCTTCAGCAAATTGCCAATTCACTAAAAAGCCTAATTCTTGGAATTCAGCTAAGTGAAGTTTTTTACGTTGACGTTGATTACGAGTTTTCATTTTCAATGTTCTCCTATGTTAAGGTAATGGGTATCGTCATCATCTCGATGATTATTTTTTCTTAAAGTATAAATCCCATACGCCGTGACCTAAGCGATGACCGCGCGCCTCAAATTTTGTAAGAGGGCGGAAATCAGGACGTGGAATATAATCTTGTTCGGCAGCATTGACTAAATTTTCATTGGCTGAAAGCACTTCGAGCATTTGTTCTGCATAGTTCTCCCAGTCCGTAGCCATATGAATAAAGCCATTGGGTTGTAATTTTTGTACAACTTGCTCTACAAAGTGCGGTTGAACAATGCGGCGTTTATGATGTTTTGCTTTATGCCAAGGGTCTGGGAAGAAAAGCTGTAAACCGCCTAATTCGCCGTCTTTCACACAATCACGTAAAATTTCAGTGGCATCATGGCAAATCACGCGAAGATTTTTCACACCTTTTTCTACCGCATAAGCAATACAGGCTCCCACACCAGGCGTATGCACTTCAATACCGAGATAATTTTTATCAGGATTCGCTTCAGCCATATCCACTAAAGATTTACCCATCCCGAAGCCAATTTCTAATATAACGGGATTCGTATTGCCATAAATCACGGCAAAATCAAAAGGGGCGTTTTGATAATCTAATCCAAGATCAGCCCAGTGATCGTTCATCATATTTTTTTGAAAATCACTTAAGCGACCTGTCCGCAACACAAAGCTACGAACTTTACGTTTATAACGACCATCTTCTGTAAATTCAGCCGTTTCAACGGTTTTACGTTTTTGATCAGCAAAGGTTTTTTGCTCTTCTGTCATGGTTTTTATTCGCTCAATTAAAATTGGCGGCGATTATACACTAAAAGGCAAGGTTGTGGGATTTTTCCACCTAATTCCCGTATAATAGCGAAAATTTTTAATTGTTTTTTGTTATGAATATTGTCCGAGTTGCATTAGCCGTACCGCTTCCCCGATTCTTTGATTATCTCTATTCGCCCCACTTGACACCAATTGTTGGTGGACGAGTGTTGGTGCCTTTCGGTTCGCAAAAACGAGTCGGGATCGTGGTGGATTTGCCCGCTTCTTCGGATGTCGCAAAAGAGAAGTTAAAACCGATTATTGATGTACTTGATGCTGACTCACTTTTTAATTCCACAACGTGGGATTGGTTAGCTTGGTCGGCTAATTATTATCGTGCAGCCTTAGGCGATGTGTTGTTTCAAGCATTACCGGTCAAACTCCGTAATGGAGAAAGTGCGGTTAAAAATGACCGCACTTTTTGGCGTATTACGGAACTTGGAAAACAAGCATTAGAATCAGGCGAGCTAAAACGCGCTAAAAAACAAATTGAAGCCTTAAATTTATTGCTCACGCAAGATCTAGAAAAAGGTAACAATGAGATCAGCTCCGCAATTTGGTCAGCCCTTAAAGGCAAAGATTATGTGGAAGAGATTATTGTACCTTCTGAACAAAAAAGTTGGCAGCAAGCGCTAGGGGATAATCCTTTAGTTAATCTTGATAACCGATTGACCTTAAACAAGCAACAAGCCCTTGCATTTAGCCAGTTGCTTTTCCAAGAAGGCTTTAATGTGTGGTTGTTAGAGGGCGTAACTGGTTCGGGCAAAACCGAAATCTATCTGCAATACATTGAAGAGGTGTTAAAGAAAGGCAAGCAGGTTTTAGTGCTTGTTCCTGAAATTGGGCTTACCCCTCAGACAGTGAGACGGTTCCAAGCACGTTTTAATGTGGAAATTGATGTATTGCATTCCAACTTGAACGATACGCAACGCTTAAATGTCTGGGAGCGTGCAAGAACGGGGCAAAGTGCAATCGTGATCGGTACGAGATCGGCACTTTTTACCCAATTTTCAGATCTCGGCTTAATTATTTTAGATGAAGAACATGACGGCTCGTTTAAACAGCAAGATGGTTGGCGTTATCATGCAAGAGATTTAGGCGTTGTTTTAGCGCAAAAGCTCAATATCCCTATCTTATTAGGTTCTGCCACACCAAGTTTGGAAAGTGTGAATAACGTACAAAATGGTAAATATCATCATTTGGTCTTATCAAAAAGAGCCGGAAATGCGACCGCACTTCGCCAGTTTGTGATTGATTTAAAACATCAACGAATTCAAAACGGCTTATCCGAACCGCTATTGCAACGTATGCAAGAACACTTAGAAAAAGGCAATCAAGTATTGTTATTCCTTAATCGACGTGGATTTGCACCTGTGTTGTTATGTCATGAATGTGGCTGGATTGATGAATGTCATCATTGTGAAAAACCTTATACTTATCACCAACACCAGCGCGTTTTACGCTGCCATCATTGTGGTGCGCAAAAAACAGTGCCGATGCAATGTGGTCATTGCGGTTCAACGCATTTAGTCACAACGGGTTTAGGCACGGAACAACTGGAGGAAACCTTAAAAGCACGTTTTCCACAATACAATATTGCACGTATTGATCGCGATAGTACGGCGCGAAAAGGCAAGCTTGAAGGTTATTTAGAGGATATTCAGCAAGGTAAAAGTCAGATTTTAATTGGCACCCAAATGTTAGCCAAAGGACACCATTTTTCGAATGTCACTTTGGTTGCTTTAGTGAATGTGGATAATGCGTTGTTTTCTCTTGATTTCAGAGCCGAAGAACGTTTGGCGCAGCTTTATGTACAAGTGGCGGGGCGCTCAGGCAGAGCGGAGAAACAGGGGGAAGTGGTTTTGCAGACGCACTATCCGGATCATCCGTTATTAACCACCTTGCTTGAAAAGGGCTATCAAGCCTTTGCAGAAGAAACCTTGAAGTTGCGGCATAATATGGGCTTGCCTCCATTTAGTTTCCAAGCCTTGTTTAAAGCCCAATGTCGTCATTCTGAAGAGGCGGAAAATGCATTGTCGCAATTGGCGTCTTTCTTCTATGAGCAAAAAATTGAAGGCTTGCAAGTGTTGGGACCAATTCCTGCACCGTTCAGCAAAAAAGCGGGACAGTATCGTTGGCAGTTACTATTACAACACGCCTCTCGAAAACAATTACAGGCTGCATTGAGTCGATATTCACCAGAGTTGATAAAGTCTTCTCAAGTGCGGTTAATTTTAGACGTGGATCCATTGGATTTGAGTTAGCAAAAATTCCCTAGAAAAATGCACAGTTTTTCAGTAGAATTAAGCGTTTTTTATACTCTAAGTTTAATTTATCGAATATTTTAGGATTTTATCGTGGCTCATCGAGATTTTGCCGGTCGAAGCGGCTCAAAAAATAATAAAAAGAAAGCAAAGAAAAGTTTTAATCGCAATACCTTAATTGCTCTTGCGTTGGTGGCGGTATTAGGTTTTGGGTTAGGGCTTTACTTCTTAAAAAGTAAAACACCTGAACCTGTCGTGACAACAACGGTTCAACCAGAAAAACCGCAACCGAAAAGTGTGTTACCAAATCGTCCAGAAGAAGTATGGCACTACATTAAAGAATTAGAAACCCGTACGGTGCCAGTGGATAATAATCCTTCTTCCGTTGAAAAAAATATGCGTTTGACGGAAGAACAACGTCAAGTGCTCATCCAAATGGAAAAAGAGCAAAAGGCTGCAGAAGAAGCGAAAAAATTAGAAGCTCAGCGTAAAGAGCAAGAAGCAGCGAATGCAGAAAAAGCCGCGGCTCAAGCACAGCAAGCTCAACCAGCGCAGACAGTTCAAACTCAGCCAGCTCAGCAACCAGCAAAATCAGAAGCGAAAAAGCCTGAGCCAGTTAAAAAGCCTGAACCGCCGAAAAAAGCGGAAGTGGTGAAAGCTGAACCAGTAAAAACAGAACCGGCTAAAACGGAGCAACCGAAAAAAGCAGAACCAAAACCTGCTGAACAGCAAGTACAGGCTAGCGGTAAAAAATTTGGTTTACAATGTGGTGCATTTAAAAATCGTGCGCAAGCAGAAAGCTTACAAGGTCGTCTAGCGATGGCTGGCGTAAATGCACAAATTGCGACAAGTGAAGAATGGAACCGCGTACGTGTAGGACCATTTGGTAGTCGAGATGCAGCAACAGCAGCACAAGATAAAGCAAAATCAGTGGCGAGTTGCGTTGTGATTGGAATGTAATTCAGAATTTAAAAGTGCGGTTAAAAATAACCGCACTTTTTTTATATTTTCACTTGCCAAAAAACGAAAAATCAATAAAATGAACGTTTATTCATTTTTGATATTCATCTTAAATGACCTTTCTCATATATAACCCTAAGAATTTAATTTTTTATTATGCGACAAGTAAAAGCCTCTAAAACGAAGCTTGATGTCAGCGAGCAGATCTTTGATGCAACAGATCGTCTTATGGCAAAAGAAGGATTACATTATCTTTCTATGCATAAGTTAGCCAAGGAAGCTGGCATCGCAGCGGGTACGATTTATCTTTATTTTAAGAGTAAAGACGAGTTATTAGCACAATTTGCTCGTCGAGTGTTCAATAAGTTTGCTGTGGCGATTGAAGAAGGTTTTGATGAAAGCCAATCTTTTTTCGAGCAATACAGAAAAATGTGGTGGAATATTTGGCATTTTCTTCAAGAAAATCCAACGATTCTGTTAAACATGAGCCAATATCGATCTTTACCAGAGTTTATTGAAACCTGCAAAGAAATGGAGCATTCGTGTTGGGAACACTTTTGTCTCAAGGGACAAGCCGCAAATGTGTTAGCTGATTTAGATCCTCACATGTTATTTTTGCTGAGTCTTAAAACAGCAATCGTTTTAGCCTCAGATATCAAGTTTCTCGGTACGGCAGTAACCGATGCGATGTTAGAATCTGTCATTGAACGCTCTTGGCGTGCAATTCAGAAATAGTCATTTTATTGTCTTAATGGAGTTTTCCAAATGAGTATAACTCAAACTGATAAACCAAAGCGTTCACACGTTTTCTTTTTGAAATTAGCGTTAGGCGTATTTGTGTTAATTTTTGCAGCAATGATTTTCCTTAATCAAATGAAGGCAAAAGGCATTGCTGATTTCTTGGCAAATAAACCAGAAACAGCATCCCCTGTAACAGCGATGACAGTAAAGGCTTCAGAATGGACGCCAATTATTGAAACGACAGGTCTTGTTCGTCCGAATCAAGGGGCGATGTTAAGTGCACAAAGCGCTGGAACCGTGTCTAAAGTGCTCGTGCAAAATGGCCAAAGCGTGAAAAAGGGTGATTTGTTAGTTGAGTTAGATAGTTCCGTTGAGCGTGCAAGCTTACAAGCGGCTCAAGCTCAAGTGGTGTCATTACGTCAAACTTATCAACGTTATGCAAACCTTGCAGGCAGCGGTGCCGTTTCTCGTCAAGAATTAGATAACGCAAAATCAGCTTATGAAGCACAAGCGGCAAATATTGAGTCATTAAAAGCAACCATTGAGCGTCGCCAAATCGTCGCACCATTTGATGGTAAAGCCGGTATCGTGAAAGTGAATGTTGGTCAGTACGTTTCAAACGGTACTGAAATTGTGCGTGTGGAAGATCGTTCTTCTATGAAAGTGGATTTTGCGATTGCTCAAAACCTATTAGATAAATTGCATATTGGTCAAAAAGTAACGGCTACGGCAGATGCGCGTAAAGGTGAAACTTTTGCCGCGAAGGTTACTGCAATTGAGCCAGCAATTAATTCTTCAACGGGTTTAGTCGATGTTCAAGCAACATTTGAACCAGAAGATGGCGCAAAATTATTATCCGGTATGTTTACTCGCTTAAATGTCGCTTTACCAACTGAGCATAATCAAATCGTTGTGCCACAAGTGGCAGTGAGCTACAACATGTATGGCGAATCGCTTTATATTTTGACCGCACTTTCCGATGAAGATATTGAGAAATTAGGCGGCGCAGAAAAAGCGGCGAATATGTACCGTGCAAAATCAATCACTGTATTTACGAAAGATCGTCAAGGTATTTATGCACAATTAAAAGGCGATGAAGTTAAAGTCGGCGATAAAATTGTGACCGGCGGTCAGCAAAACTTAAGTAACGGTGCATTAGTCTCTGTTGCAGATAAAGCGGGCGTAGGTACTGAACAACCTGCGAATAAAACGAATCTTTAATTAGGAAAAGCGAATGAAATTTACCGATATATTTATTCGTCGTCCTGTTTTGGCGGTTTCGATTAGCTTGTTAATCATTATTTTAGGATTACAAGCGATCTCGAAATTGGCTGTGCGCGAATATCCGAAAATGACCACGACGGTGATTACGGTGACCACTGCATATCCAGGGGCGGATGCGAACTTAATTCAAGCGTTTGTTACTTCCAAAATTGAAGAGGCGGTAGCGCAAGCAGATAATGTGGACTATATGTCTTCAAGCTCTAGCCCAAGTACGTCAACTGTCACCGTAAAAATGAAATTAAATACGGATCCGAATGCGGCCTTGGCAGATGTTTTAGCTAAAGTTAACTCAGTTCGTTCTGAATTACCAAGTGGTATTGAAGATCCAACGATTTCTTCATCAACCGGTGGTTCGGGGATTATGTATATTAGTTTCCGTTCTGACAAGCTTGATGCAAGCCAAGTGACTGACTATATTCAACGCGTAGTCAAACCTCAGTTCTTTACTGTAGAAGGGGTGGCGAGTGTGCAGATCTTTGGTGCATCTGAGTACGCACTTCGTATTTGGTTAGATCCAGAAAAAATGGCGGCTCAAAACCTTTCTGCCACACAAGTGATGTCCGCATTATCAGCGAATAACATTCAAACAGCAGCAGGTAATGATAATGGCTATTTTGTAACCTATAAAAACAAAGTAGAAACCACGACAAAATCGGTTGAAGAATTAGGTAACTTAATTGTGACGTCTAACGGTGATAAGTTAGTACGTTTACGCGATATCGCTGATATTGAATTAAATAAATCAAGTGATAGCTCACGTGCGGTAGCGAATGGCGCAGATTCCGTTGTATTAGCGATTAATCCAACTTCGTCAGCAAACCCATTAACGGTAGTTGCGAAAGTGCGTCCGCTATATGACAGTATTAAAAATAATCTGCCGGATGCTATTGAATCTGACATCTTATATGACAGTACAATTGCGATTAATAACTCCATTAATGAAGTAATCAAAACGATTGTTGAGGCAACGCTGATCGTGTTGGTGGTGATTACCATGTTTATTGGTTCATTCCGTGCGATGTTAATCCCGGTTATCACCATTCCGATTTCATTAATTGGGGTAATCATGTTGCTTCAATCATTTGATTTCTCTATTAACTTGATGACTTTGCTGGCATTGGTTCTAGCCATTGGTTTGGTGGTGGATGATGCGATTGTGGTATTGGAAAACGTAGACCGCCACATTAAGTTAGGTGAAACACCATTCCGTGCGGCGATTATTGGTACGCGTGAAATTGCCGTTCCGGTTATTTCCATGACTATAGCCTTGATTGCGGTATATTCTCCAATGGCGTTAATGGGCGGTATTACGGGTACGTTGTTTAAAGAGTTTGCTTTAACCCTTGCTGGAGCAGTATTTATTTCCGGTATCGTAGCATTAACGCTTTCACCAATGATGACCAGTAAATTGCTAAAATCCAATGAGGCTCCAAGTAAATTGGAACAACGAGTAGAGCATACCCTTAGTAAAGTGAATGCAGCTTATGCGTATGTACTTGATTTGGTGATGGTAAACCGTAAATGTATGTTGATGTTTGCGGCGATTATCTTTGCAACCTTACCCGTGTTGTTTAAATCGCTTTCGAGTGAATTAACACCAGCAGAAGATAAAGGGGCATTTTTAGCGATTGGTTCAGCACCGTCTAACGTAAACGTGGATTATGTGCAAAATGCGATGGCACCTTATCAAGAGATTTTAAAAAATACGCCAGAAGTGCAGTTTGCTATGACAATTTCAGGCGCACCAACTTCTAACCAATCTTTAAACGTCATTACGTTAAAAGACTGGAAAGAACGTTCAAAAAGCCAAACTGAGATCTTAAATGAATTAAATGCGAAAGCGAAATCAATTCCTGAGGTATCTGTACAAGGCTTCTCGTTCCCAGAAATTGATACAGGGGAGCAAGGACCTCCGATTGGTTTTGTGATCAGCACATCACAAGATTACGGCGATTTAGCAAATGTAGCCGGTAAATTCTTAGAGGATATGCAAAAATCCAGTAAGTTCGTTTATACCAATCTCGATCTTAAATTTGATACCGCTCAAATGCGCATTAAGATTGATCGTGAAAAAGCAGGGACTTACGGCATTACGATGCAACAAATCAGCCGTACTTTAGGTAGCTTCTTATCTGCCGCAACCATTGAGCGTGTGGATATTGACGGCCGTGCTTATAAAATTATTTCCCAAGTAAAACGTGACAATCGTTTATCTCCGGAAAGTTTTAATAAGTATTACATCACCGCAGCAAATGGTACCTCTGTTCCATTAAGCAGCTTGGTGACGGCTACATTGGAACCACAACCAAGTAC
The sequence above is a segment of the Haemophilus parainfluenzae genome. Coding sequences within it:
- the napA gene encoding nitrate reductase catalytic subunit NapA, which produces MELNRRDFMKANAALAAAAAAGMTIPVKQVDAAEDMGIKWDKAPCRFCGTGCSVLVGTKDGRVVATQGDPDAEVNRGLNCIKGYFLSKIMYGADRVQTPLLRMKDGKFHKEGDFTPVSWDQAFTIMAEKIKDILKKKEPNAVGMFSSGQTTIYEGYAKVKLWKAGFRSNTIDPNARHCMASAAVAFMRTFGMDEPMGCYNDIEKTDAFVLWGSNMAEMHPILWSRISDRRLSSDNVKVVVMSTFEHRSFELADVPIVFNPHADLAILNYIANYIIQNDKVNWDFVNKHTKFKRGETDIGYGLRPEHPLEVAAKNRKTAGKMYDSDFEEFKKIVAPYTLDEAHRISGVPKDQLETLAKMYADPEQNLVSYWTMGFNQHTRGVWVNHMIYNVHLLTGKISKPGCGPFSLTGQPSACGTAREVGTFVHRLPADMVVTNPKHVEIAEKKWKLPKGTIPTVPGYAAVQQSRALKDGKLNFLWQLCTNNMQGGPNINDEIFPGWRNPENFIVVSDPYPSVSAVAADLILPTCMWVEKEGGYGNAERRTQLWRQQVKGPGESRSDLWQIVEFSKYFKTDEVWGEELLAQMPEYRGKTLYEVLYENGEVNKYKIPTDVPGYINDEADHFGYYLQKGLFEEYASFGRGHGHDLAPFDTYHQVRGLRWPVVDGKETLWRYREGFDPYVKAGEDVAFYGYPDKKAIILGVPYEDPAESPDEEYPLWLCTGRVLEHWHTGTMTRRVPELHRAFPNNLVWMHPADAKKYGLRHGDKVKLITRRGEMVSYLDTRGRNKCPQGLIYTTFFDAGQLANKLTLDATDPISGETDFKKCAVKVEKA
- a CDS encoding chaperone NapD, whose product is MSQFSENENWYVCSIVVQARPEKLNQVKEAILAIPTAEIHGEKSDEGKLVVTLESDRQLALADLMDEIKDIPGVIVVSLISNYLDEK
- the napF gene encoding ferredoxin-type protein NapF — protein: MAIENPSRRQLLRGQFLQSLHSENAKIQGINAIRPPWSINESDFTEKCTRCGDCILVCETQIIVKGDGGFPEIQFDKGECTFCQKCVLVCEQPIFRSLEEEPWTHKVEITTQCLTENRVECRSCQDSCPMNAIRFRLQLGGVAKPILDLESCNGCGACLSVCPTKAIKIFNIETNIDESI
- a CDS encoding YggL family protein → MKTRNQRQRKKLHLAEFQELGFLVNWQFAEGTSIETIDETVDRFIAEVIQPNGLAYEGSGYLHWEGLVCLEKIGKCDESHRQLVKKWLEENKLQQIEISELFDIWWDYPTQNA
- the trmB gene encoding tRNA (guanosine(46)-N7)-methyltransferase TrmB, whose translation is MTEEQKTFADQKRKTVETAEFTEDGRYKRKVRSFVLRTGRLSDFQKNMMNDHWADLGLDYQNAPFDFAVIYGNTNPVILEIGFGMGKSLVDMAEANPDKNYLGIEVHTPGVGACIAYAVEKGVKNLRVICHDATEILRDCVKDGELGGLQLFFPDPWHKAKHHKRRIVQPHFVEQVVQKLQPNGFIHMATDWENYAEQMLEVLSANENLVNAAEQDYIPRPDFRPLTKFEARGHRLGHGVWDLYFKKK
- the priA gene encoding primosomal protein N'; this translates as MNIVRVALAVPLPRFFDYLYSPHLTPIVGGRVLVPFGSQKRVGIVVDLPASSDVAKEKLKPIIDVLDADSLFNSTTWDWLAWSANYYRAALGDVLFQALPVKLRNGESAVKNDRTFWRITELGKQALESGELKRAKKQIEALNLLLTQDLEKGNNEISSAIWSALKGKDYVEEIIVPSEQKSWQQALGDNPLVNLDNRLTLNKQQALAFSQLLFQEGFNVWLLEGVTGSGKTEIYLQYIEEVLKKGKQVLVLVPEIGLTPQTVRRFQARFNVEIDVLHSNLNDTQRLNVWERARTGQSAIVIGTRSALFTQFSDLGLIILDEEHDGSFKQQDGWRYHARDLGVVLAQKLNIPILLGSATPSLESVNNVQNGKYHHLVLSKRAGNATALRQFVIDLKHQRIQNGLSEPLLQRMQEHLEKGNQVLLFLNRRGFAPVLLCHECGWIDECHHCEKPYTYHQHQRVLRCHHCGAQKTVPMQCGHCGSTHLVTTGLGTEQLEETLKARFPQYNIARIDRDSTARKGKLEGYLEDIQQGKSQILIGTQMLAKGHHFSNVTLVALVNVDNALFSLDFRAEERLAQLYVQVAGRSGRAEKQGEVVLQTHYPDHPLLTTLLEKGYQAFAEETLKLRHNMGLPPFSFQALFKAQCRHSEEAENALSQLASFFYEQKIEGLQVLGPIPAPFSKKAGQYRWQLLLQHASRKQLQAALSRYSPELIKSSQVRLILDVDPLDLS
- the ftsN gene encoding cell division protein FtsN, with the protein product MAHRDFAGRSGSKNNKKKAKKSFNRNTLIALALVAVLGFGLGLYFLKSKTPEPVVTTTVQPEKPQPKSVLPNRPEEVWHYIKELETRTVPVDNNPSSVEKNMRLTEEQRQVLIQMEKEQKAAEEAKKLEAQRKEQEAANAEKAAAQAQQAQPAQTVQTQPAQQPAKSEAKKPEPVKKPEPPKKAEVVKAEPVKTEPAKTEQPKKAEPKPAEQQVQASGKKFGLQCGAFKNRAQAESLQGRLAMAGVNAQIATSEEWNRVRVGPFGSRDAATAAQDKAKSVASCVVIGM
- a CDS encoding TetR/AcrR family transcriptional regulator; protein product: MRQVKASKTKLDVSEQIFDATDRLMAKEGLHYLSMHKLAKEAGIAAGTIYLYFKSKDELLAQFARRVFNKFAVAIEEGFDESQSFFEQYRKMWWNIWHFLQENPTILLNMSQYRSLPEFIETCKEMEHSCWEHFCLKGQAANVLADLDPHMLFLLSLKTAIVLASDIKFLGTAVTDAMLESVIERSWRAIQK
- a CDS encoding efflux RND transporter periplasmic adaptor subunit, with the protein product MSITQTDKPKRSHVFFLKLALGVFVLIFAAMIFLNQMKAKGIADFLANKPETASPVTAMTVKASEWTPIIETTGLVRPNQGAMLSAQSAGTVSKVLVQNGQSVKKGDLLVELDSSVERASLQAAQAQVVSLRQTYQRYANLAGSGAVSRQELDNAKSAYEAQAANIESLKATIERRQIVAPFDGKAGIVKVNVGQYVSNGTEIVRVEDRSSMKVDFAIAQNLLDKLHIGQKVTATADARKGETFAAKVTAIEPAINSSTGLVDVQATFEPEDGAKLLSGMFTRLNVALPTEHNQIVVPQVAVSYNMYGESLYILTALSDEDIEKLGGAEKAANMYRAKSITVFTKDRQGIYAQLKGDEVKVGDKIVTGGQQNLSNGALVSVADKAGVGTEQPANKTNL